One window of the Chryseotalea sp. WA131a genome contains the following:
- a CDS encoding DUF4097 family beta strand repeat protein, translating to MKKQFIIITILFILSLVTSYAQNAGEFSVPLSDPNKRGKLKAHLNYGSITVKGSPRKDVLIKYKAVEESDRENDEEDDKDDDRRLKPLARINTQTNNDKSDGNKAGLKKISGGVLDLEVTENGNLVKVGSNSFSEKVKLEIEVPLEFDLNVSTFNDGVMFISNVSGELELTNHNDDITAENISGSVLATSFNGAIKISFNKVKENTPMSFSTFNGDIDITFPSSLKATFKLKTEQGEIFIGFEMKTVQEAPVQKKEISGGTYKVVIDGSIKGEVNGGGPEFSMKNHNGDIIIRKK from the coding sequence ATGAAAAAGCAATTTATAATCATCACAATCTTATTTATCCTATCGTTAGTCACTTCGTATGCACAAAATGCTGGAGAGTTTTCGGTGCCTCTTTCTGATCCCAACAAACGGGGCAAATTGAAAGCACATCTCAATTACGGTTCCATCACCGTAAAGGGATCGCCCCGCAAAGATGTATTAATAAAATACAAAGCGGTTGAAGAAAGTGATCGTGAAAATGATGAAGAAGATGATAAGGACGATGACCGAAGATTAAAACCTTTGGCTCGTATCAATACACAAACAAACAATGATAAATCTGATGGAAACAAAGCAGGTCTGAAAAAAATTTCGGGAGGTGTGCTGGACCTGGAGGTTACCGAAAATGGCAACTTGGTTAAAGTCGGCTCCAATTCATTTTCAGAAAAGGTAAAGCTGGAAATTGAAGTGCCGTTGGAATTTGATTTGAACGTAAGCACCTTCAACGATGGTGTGATGTTCATCTCCAACGTATCAGGTGAACTGGAGCTTACCAATCACAATGATGACATCACGGCCGAAAACATTTCGGGGTCGGTATTGGCTACCTCCTTTAACGGAGCTATTAAAATTTCATTCAACAAAGTGAAAGAAAATACACCCATGTCATTCTCTACTTTCAATGGTGATATCGACATCACTTTTCCATCTTCGCTTAAAGCGACCTTTAAATTGAAAACAGAGCAGGGCGAAATTTTCATCGGTTTTGAAATGAAAACAGTGCAAGAAGCACCTGTGCAGAAAAAAGAAATAAGTGGCGGCACCTACAAAGTTGTGATTGATGGATCGATAAAAGGCGAGGTAAACGGAGGAGGCCCCGAGTTCAGTATGAAAAATCACAATGGGGACATTATCATACGCAAGAAGTAA
- a CDS encoding DUF2279 domain-containing protein — MKWVLAGMGILYSALVLAMSMAWYSGQMIEPFHFFNDLPEWKQLDKFAHFFWTFQVAAISYRLLKWGGLNASIKWGAIAGFVFVSSVEIPDGFSTGYGASIFDLMANALGAIFFFLQMHFWKSLKVFAKFSFHPTLYAIQRPSLLGDGFLQELLKDYNGQTFWYSWSPTLKHWPRWLSLAIGFGAEGMIYGRDSQNELHQSFPYRKFLLSLDFNFAVIHFQKPWMNTLFYPLHILKCPAPALEISEKGVRFHWLYF, encoded by the coding sequence TTGAAATGGGTATTGGCCGGAATGGGCATTCTCTATTCTGCCTTAGTGCTGGCCATGAGTATGGCTTGGTATTCAGGCCAAATGATAGAACCCTTTCACTTTTTCAACGATCTGCCAGAATGGAAACAACTCGATAAGTTTGCGCACTTTTTTTGGACTTTTCAGGTTGCTGCCATTTCTTATCGGCTATTGAAGTGGGGCGGATTGAATGCTTCCATAAAATGGGGAGCGATTGCAGGATTTGTATTTGTGTCATCCGTGGAAATACCGGATGGATTTTCCACGGGCTATGGTGCATCTATTTTTGATTTGATGGCGAATGCATTGGGCGCAATCTTTTTTTTCCTACAAATGCATTTTTGGAAATCACTAAAAGTTTTTGCTAAGTTTTCATTTCACCCAACCTTATATGCCATTCAGCGACCAAGCTTATTGGGCGATGGCTTTTTACAAGAACTGTTGAAAGATTACAACGGGCAAACTTTTTGGTACAGTTGGTCACCTACCCTAAAACATTGGCCACGCTGGTTATCGCTTGCCATTGGCTTTGGTGCGGAGGGAATGATCTATGGTAGAGATTCACAAAATGAATTACATCAATCATTTCCTTACCGCAAATTTCTACTTTCGCTGGATTTTAATTTTGCGGTTATCCATTTTCAAAAACCATGGATGAACACGTTGTTCTATCCGTTGCATATTCTGAAATGCCCCGCACCAGCTTTAGAGATTTCAGAAAAGGGAGTGCGGTTTCATTGGCTTTATTTTTAG
- a CDS encoding HEAT repeat domain-containing protein, producing the protein MEQDQINRLLTRYNEGLADAAEIKNIEQLIESGKIELTQLQDFSKLDSQLAKLDVGSPSTRLAVQFYSALVQEKKQNEKGTLSLVSNWNNLFPRLALAASLLMAGFVGGYFLKGPSQDKSVTELTQQVGELKEMMMLSMLEKESATERLKAVSLTSDMDQVSKKVTDALFKTLNGDENVNVRLAALDVLMNYAKDSQVRAGLIKSISVQDSPLVQVALAELMVTLQEKKSVTELKKLLQSDKTPKEVKGKIEKSISVLI; encoded by the coding sequence ATGGAACAGGATCAAATAAACCGGTTGTTGACAAGGTACAACGAAGGCCTGGCCGATGCGGCAGAAATAAAAAACATCGAGCAGTTAATTGAATCGGGAAAGATTGAGCTGACACAACTGCAAGATTTTTCGAAGCTCGATTCTCAGCTTGCAAAGTTAGATGTTGGTTCTCCGTCCACCCGGTTAGCTGTTCAGTTTTATTCTGCATTGGTGCAAGAGAAAAAGCAAAATGAAAAAGGTACTCTTTCCCTAGTTTCAAATTGGAACAATCTGTTTCCTCGTTTGGCACTTGCTGCTTCACTCCTGATGGCCGGATTTGTTGGTGGCTATTTTTTGAAAGGGCCATCGCAAGATAAGTCGGTTACTGAATTGACTCAACAAGTGGGAGAATTGAAAGAAATGATGATGCTGTCAATGTTGGAAAAAGAATCAGCCACGGAGCGATTGAAAGCGGTAAGCCTAACCTCAGACATGGACCAGGTGAGCAAAAAGGTAACGGATGCACTCTTTAAAACATTAAACGGTGACGAAAATGTAAATGTGCGCTTGGCCGCCTTGGATGTGCTGATGAACTACGCCAAAGACAGCCAAGTTCGTGCTGGGTTGATCAAATCTATTTCTGTCCAAGATTCCCCTCTGGTACAGGTGGCACTGGCTGAACTGATGGTGACCTTGCAAGAGAAAAAATCGGTAACTGAGCTAAAGAAACTTTTGCAGAGCGACAAAACACCAAAGGAGGTAAAAGGTAAAATTGAAAAAAGTATTAGTGTGTTAATTTGA
- a CDS encoding RidA family protein, whose amino-acid sequence MTKEVIYSAQAPEPIGPYSQAIKAGNMLFVSGQVAIQKSSGQVITGNIVDETTQVMKNLEEVLKSANMDFSHVVKCTIFLKDMNNFPNVNEVYGKSFKTNPPARETVEVSRLPKDVNVEISCIAVG is encoded by the coding sequence ATGACCAAAGAAGTGATCTATTCTGCACAGGCACCCGAACCCATTGGGCCTTACAGCCAGGCAATCAAAGCGGGCAATATGCTATTCGTCTCCGGCCAAGTGGCTATTCAGAAATCTTCTGGTCAAGTAATTACTGGAAACATTGTAGATGAAACTACCCAAGTGATGAAGAACCTGGAAGAAGTATTGAAGTCGGCCAATATGGATTTCAGTCACGTGGTAAAATGTACCATTTTTCTAAAAGACATGAACAACTTCCCTAACGTAAATGAAGTGTATGGCAAGAGTTTTAAAACCAATCCTCCGGCTCGCGAAACGGTAGAAGTAAGCCGATTGCCCAAAGATGTGAATGTAGAAATTTCATGTATTGCTGTTGGCTAA
- a CDS encoding N-acetyltransferase → MPIQIRTYQQTDKERVLLIFESNCPKYFEKRDEADLLYFLENFADKNFMVVIKDQTILGCGGHYVKHEKKQIGIAWVMFQRYSLGASEFSRVSTEFFNTLLDRIGKEKLEYDILINTTQLLERTFNKLGFQTQRVIPSGFGKNLDHLVMRRKWNFE, encoded by the coding sequence ATGCCCATTCAAATAAGGACTTATCAGCAGACGGACAAAGAAAGGGTTCTTTTGATATTTGAATCTAATTGCCCTAAATATTTTGAAAAAAGAGATGAAGCCGATCTTCTATATTTTCTTGAAAATTTTGCGGATAAAAATTTTATGGTTGTGATTAAAGATCAGACCATTTTAGGATGCGGTGGACATTACGTTAAGCATGAGAAAAAGCAAATTGGTATTGCTTGGGTCATGTTTCAAAGATATTCGTTAGGTGCTTCGGAGTTTTCTAGAGTTTCAACAGAATTTTTTAATACTCTATTGGATCGCATAGGTAAAGAAAAGCTGGAGTATGATATTTTGATTAATACAACCCAATTGCTTGAGCGCACATTCAATAAACTTGGCTTTCAAACACAGCGGGTAATTCCGAGTGGTTTTGGTAAAAACTTAGACCATTTAGTAATGAGAAGAAAATGGAATTTTGAATAA
- a CDS encoding RNA polymerase sigma factor gives MAKVRDGDLDRLGLLFERYKKPLYGFFYGLNRQQELSEDLVQNTFLRILKYRHLFRDEPTRRLNGGDFRAWMFQIARNVNNDHYRGNKIKAKEELEDWQDKLGHNENMSTEMLQADTHEMLSMAMERLPMEKREVLLLSKYQEKKYHEIGEILGCSEGAVKVKVFRALQELKEVYKQLEKQM, from the coding sequence ATGGCAAAGGTGCGCGATGGCGACCTAGATAGGCTCGGACTGCTGTTTGAGCGGTACAAGAAACCTTTGTACGGATTCTTTTACGGGCTCAATCGACAACAAGAGCTGAGCGAAGACCTTGTTCAAAATACATTCTTGCGCATTTTGAAGTATCGCCATCTCTTTCGCGATGAGCCAACACGCAGGCTAAACGGTGGCGACTTTAGGGCGTGGATGTTTCAGATTGCGCGCAACGTGAACAACGACCATTACCGGGGGAATAAAATCAAAGCCAAAGAAGAGTTGGAAGATTGGCAAGACAAGTTGGGGCATAACGAGAACATGTCGACTGAGATGTTGCAGGCAGATACGCACGAAATGCTTTCCATGGCCATGGAAAGACTGCCGATGGAGAAACGCGAAGTACTGCTACTGAGCAAGTATCAAGAAAAGAAGTACCACGAAATCGGGGAGATTTTAGGTTGCTCAGAAGGCGCGGTGAAGGTAAAAGTATTTAGGGCGTTGCAAGAGTTGAAAGAGGTGTACAAGCAATTGGAAAAACAAATGTGA
- a CDS encoding 3-hydroxyacyl-CoA dehydrogenase, whose protein sequence is MNVLVIGNNAQKEECQLKFKEQTVSLATHYQEAKEMLKQSDVVFDFAIAKNHEQIQLYSEFPKVVAFLNTTTKSLADLCKGNQRGTFVGFCGLPTFLNRPLLEVCVQKKENEEILRSTCQKLGTEFIVVDDRVGFVTPRVIAMIINEAYFTVEEGTASRADIDLAMKLGTNYPYGPFEWCSKIGIVEVHELLEALYKDTKDERYKICFLLNKEYLDSQPSK, encoded by the coding sequence ATGAATGTTTTGGTAATAGGAAATAATGCACAAAAGGAGGAATGCCAACTGAAATTTAAGGAGCAAACTGTTTCGCTTGCCACCCATTATCAAGAAGCGAAAGAAATGCTCAAGCAATCGGATGTTGTTTTTGACTTTGCAATCGCTAAAAACCATGAGCAGATACAATTATACTCAGAATTTCCGAAGGTGGTTGCATTTTTAAACACCACCACAAAATCGTTGGCAGATTTGTGCAAAGGAAATCAGCGTGGTACGTTCGTTGGCTTTTGTGGTTTGCCCACTTTTCTGAACAGACCTTTGTTGGAAGTATGTGTTCAGAAAAAGGAGAATGAAGAAATCCTAAGATCAACCTGCCAAAAATTAGGTACTGAGTTTATTGTGGTGGATGATCGCGTTGGTTTTGTTACTCCCCGTGTAATTGCCATGATTATCAATGAAGCTTACTTTACCGTGGAAGAAGGAACAGCTTCGCGCGCAGATATTGACTTAGCGATGAAGCTAGGGACTAACTATCCGTACGGACCATTTGAGTGGTGCAGCAAAATTGGAATTGTAGAAGTGCATGAGTTATTGGAAGCACTTTATAAAGATACCAAAGACGAGCGCTACAAGATTTGCTTCTTGCTTAACAAAGAATATCTCGACAGCCAACCATCAAAGTAG
- the glmS gene encoding glutamine--fructose-6-phosphate transaminase (isomerizing), translated as MCGIVAYVGHRQASDIIIKGLKRLEYRGYDSAGIALLNKGLNVYKKKGKVAELESFIKGENLSSTIGMGHTRWATHGEPNDENAHPHYSATKKLAIIHNGIIENYSSLKQDLLRKGHQFLSDTDTEVFIHFIEDIKEKEDCSLDEAVRLALTKVIGAYAIVVMSLEDPTLLIAARKGSPLVVGVGKDEFFMASDATPIIEYTNEVVYLNDQEIAVVNNGKLTIKNTANLPLTPYVQTVDLELEAIEKGGFEHFMIKEIFEQPRSIKDCIRGRLDSDTGRLVLGGLREYINKLVNADRILIVACGTSWHAGLVAEYFFEEFCRIPVEVEYASEFRYRNPVIREGDVLIAISQSGETADTLAAIDLAKSKEAIIFGVCNVVGSSIPRATHAGAYTHAGPEIGVASTKAFTAQLTVLNMIALSVAQRKGTITEQKFHELMVEMENIPAKVERALKLNNQIQTIAAEFKDARNFLYLGRGYNFPVALEGALKLKEISYIHAEGYPAAEMKHGPIALIDEEMPVVFIATKDSSYEKVVSNIQEVKARKGRVIAIVTEGDTHINKMAEFVIEVPATLEPLMPLVSVVPLQLLSYHIAVMRGCNVDQPRNLAKSVTVE; from the coding sequence ATGTGTGGAATTGTAGCATACGTAGGTCATCGCCAAGCGAGTGACATCATCATCAAAGGTTTAAAGCGTTTGGAATATCGTGGCTACGACAGCGCGGGGATTGCCCTGTTGAACAAAGGCCTAAACGTTTACAAAAAGAAAGGAAAGGTAGCAGAGTTAGAGAGCTTTATCAAAGGCGAGAACCTTTCGAGCACCATTGGTATGGGGCATACACGCTGGGCCACCCATGGCGAGCCCAACGATGAAAATGCTCACCCACATTATTCCGCAACCAAAAAATTGGCCATCATCCACAACGGCATCATTGAAAACTATAGTTCGCTCAAGCAAGATTTATTGAGGAAAGGTCATCAATTTTTGAGTGATACAGATACCGAAGTTTTCATTCACTTTATTGAAGACATTAAAGAAAAAGAAGACTGTTCGCTTGATGAGGCCGTTCGTTTGGCGTTAACAAAAGTGATAGGTGCTTATGCGATTGTTGTGATGTCACTCGAAGACCCGACCCTACTGATTGCCGCGCGCAAAGGAAGTCCGTTAGTAGTTGGTGTGGGCAAGGATGAATTTTTTATGGCCTCTGATGCTACACCCATCATTGAGTACACCAACGAAGTAGTGTACCTCAACGACCAAGAGATTGCCGTGGTGAACAATGGAAAACTGACAATCAAAAACACTGCAAACTTACCATTGACACCTTATGTGCAGACCGTTGATTTGGAATTGGAGGCGATTGAAAAAGGTGGCTTTGAACATTTCATGATCAAAGAAATTTTTGAACAGCCTCGTTCCATCAAAGATTGCATACGCGGAAGATTAGATTCTGACACGGGTCGATTGGTGTTGGGAGGCTTGCGCGAATACATTAACAAATTAGTGAATGCAGACAGGATTTTGATTGTGGCCTGTGGAACAAGCTGGCATGCCGGCTTGGTAGCTGAATATTTCTTTGAAGAATTTTGCCGCATACCTGTAGAGGTAGAGTACGCATCTGAATTTCGCTATCGCAACCCCGTCATACGCGAAGGCGATGTGTTGATTGCGATTTCACAATCAGGCGAAACAGCCGATACATTAGCTGCCATTGATTTAGCGAAATCGAAAGAAGCCATCATTTTTGGTGTGTGCAATGTAGTGGGTTCGTCCATCCCGCGCGCTACTCATGCAGGCGCCTATACCCATGCAGGGCCAGAAATTGGTGTAGCCAGCACCAAAGCCTTTACCGCACAACTTACGGTGCTTAACATGATTGCACTTTCAGTTGCACAGCGCAAAGGAACTATCACCGAACAAAAATTTCATGAGTTAATGGTGGAGATGGAAAACATACCCGCTAAAGTAGAGCGAGCATTAAAGCTTAACAACCAAATACAAACCATTGCCGCTGAGTTTAAAGATGCTCGTAACTTTTTGTACCTAGGTCGAGGGTATAATTTTCCTGTAGCGTTGGAAGGCGCATTAAAACTAAAAGAGATTTCGTACATCCATGCCGAGGGTTATCCCGCTGCCGAAATGAAGCACGGCCCGATTGCTTTGATTGATGAAGAGATGCCTGTTGTTTTCATTGCTACAAAAGATAGCTCATACGAAAAAGTGGTGAGTAACATACAAGAAGTAAAGGCGCGCAAAGGCCGTGTGATTGCCATCGTAACAGAAGGCGACACCCACATCAACAAAATGGCAGAGTTTGTCATAGAAGTACCTGCTACATTAGAGCCGTTGATGCCATTGGTTTCGGTGGTGCCGTTGCAATTGCTTTCTTACCATATTGCAGTGATGCGCGGCTGCAATGTAGACCAGCCGAGAAACTTGGCGAAGAGTGTGACGGTGGAATAA
- a CDS encoding HupE/UreJ family protein, whose protein sequence is MSEFTLYFSLGRDHILDYKNGYDHILFVLALCSVYAIRDWKKVLILVTAFTIGHSITLALATLQLITVKTELVELLIPITIFITAVSNLFKKIELGQTKTVQLNYWFALFFGLIHGMGFSNYLRSLLGKESQILSPLLAFNIGLEFGQIIVVVLFIGISYILVDWARVARRDWNLVMSSAIAGIALILIKDRLF, encoded by the coding sequence ATGAGCGAATTCACTCTTTATTTTTCCCTTGGTCGTGACCATATTTTGGATTATAAAAATGGCTATGACCATATTTTGTTTGTGCTGGCGCTCTGCTCGGTGTACGCCATCCGCGATTGGAAGAAGGTATTGATTCTGGTTACCGCTTTTACCATTGGCCACTCCATCACCTTGGCCTTGGCCACGTTGCAACTCATCACCGTGAAAACGGAATTGGTGGAGCTGCTAATTCCTATCACCATTTTCATCACAGCGGTCAGCAATCTTTTCAAAAAAATAGAGCTCGGCCAAACCAAAACCGTGCAGCTCAATTATTGGTTTGCCTTATTTTTTGGGTTGATCCATGGCATGGGTTTTTCAAACTACTTGCGGTCGCTATTGGGAAAAGAAAGCCAAATACTCTCCCCGCTATTGGCCTTTAACATTGGCTTGGAGTTCGGTCAAATAATAGTGGTAGTTCTTTTCATCGGCATCAGCTATATTTTGGTTGATTGGGCAAGGGTGGCTAGGCGCGATTGGAACTTGGTAATGTCTTCTGCGATTGCAGGGATTGCACTGATTTTGATTAAAGACAGACTTTTTTGA
- a CDS encoding M1 family metallopeptidase produces the protein MKQFLLMFFFCTSVVALSQEQPKTEPPKWQGKFEQLDQTLPTPNEYRSASGSPGPKYWQQQADYDMSVEINDQNQSLSGKETITYTNNSPDVLKYLWVQLDQNILDKESNTAKTQTNSIRDSVAAKSMAGQFDLYDYVGGYKVKSVTDVSGKALSYTINKTMMRVDLLTPLKSGAKVSFNVEWSYNINDRNLYGGRSGLEFFPEDGNYVYTIAQFFPRMCVYDDVVGWQNKQFLGRGEFTLPFGNYKVNITVPADHMVGATGSLKNPQQVLTKTEMERFEKAKTTYDKPVIIVTQAEAIAKEKTKSTEKRTWQFEATNVRDFAFASSRKFIWDAMAVKIGDKTPLAMSYYPKEGNPLWEKESTIAVKNTIEVYSKYTIDYPYPHATSVHAASIGMEYPMICFNFGRPKKDGTYDNATLQRMLGVVIHEVGHNFFPMIINNDERQTTWMDEGIDSFVQLLTELERYPQLDWNRGKPAGLVPYMKGDKTIMRPLMTNSEQVVAFGSEQYQKAATALFILRETVMGKELFDKSFKEYAQRWAFKHPKPADFFRTMEDASAVDLDWFWKGWFYTTDNVDMSLDNVKWYKLRTDKINLENKEKKVAKGDLPKEGDANKPSDFSKGPDYFSVIPTDNRMYGEFANRIDDKAVMAKMENKNFYEITLSNKGGLVMPVIIEWTFKDGSKEQERLPAEIWRINETKVTKVFAKDKEVVNVVIDPMKETSDITIEDNVFPKVAQPNKFDELKKKTN, from the coding sequence ATGAAACAATTTCTACTAATGTTTTTCTTTTGTACTTCAGTGGTTGCTCTATCGCAAGAACAACCCAAAACAGAACCACCCAAATGGCAAGGTAAGTTTGAGCAACTCGATCAAACGTTGCCCACGCCCAACGAATACCGTTCGGCCTCTGGCTCGCCTGGCCCCAAGTATTGGCAGCAACAAGCCGACTACGATATGTCGGTGGAGATCAACGATCAAAACCAAAGTTTGAGCGGCAAGGAAACCATTACATACACCAACAACTCACCCGATGTGTTGAAGTATTTGTGGGTGCAGCTCGACCAAAACATTTTAGACAAAGAAAGTAATACGGCCAAAACACAAACCAACTCCATTCGCGATTCGGTTGCTGCCAAGTCGATGGCCGGCCAGTTTGACCTGTATGATTATGTAGGAGGCTACAAAGTAAAATCCGTTACCGATGTTTCGGGAAAGGCACTTTCGTACACCATCAACAAAACCATGATGCGCGTGGATTTGCTAACACCGCTTAAGTCAGGCGCAAAAGTTTCATTCAATGTGGAGTGGAGCTACAACATCAACGACCGCAATTTATATGGTGGCCGTAGCGGATTGGAATTTTTCCCAGAAGACGGAAATTATGTGTACACCATTGCTCAATTCTTTCCCCGCATGTGTGTGTACGATGATGTAGTGGGCTGGCAAAACAAACAATTTTTAGGAAGAGGTGAATTCACGTTGCCTTTCGGGAATTACAAAGTGAACATCACCGTGCCGGCCGACCACATGGTGGGCGCAACGGGCTCATTGAAAAACCCTCAGCAGGTTCTTACCAAAACGGAGATGGAACGATTTGAAAAAGCAAAAACTACGTACGATAAACCAGTCATCATCGTTACGCAAGCGGAGGCCATTGCCAAAGAGAAAACGAAATCAACTGAAAAAAGAACATGGCAATTTGAAGCTACCAATGTGCGCGATTTTGCATTTGCTTCGTCACGCAAATTTATTTGGGATGCCATGGCGGTGAAGATTGGCGACAAAACTCCGTTGGCCATGTCGTATTATCCCAAAGAAGGAAATCCGCTGTGGGAAAAAGAATCGACCATAGCCGTAAAAAATACGATTGAAGTTTATTCTAAATACACCATCGACTATCCGTATCCACATGCTACGTCCGTTCATGCCGCTTCCATCGGTATGGAGTACCCCATGATTTGCTTCAACTTCGGAAGACCGAAAAAAGATGGAACGTATGATAATGCCACGCTGCAACGCATGTTGGGTGTTGTGATTCATGAAGTGGGTCATAATTTTTTCCCGATGATTATCAACAACGATGAGCGTCAAACTACTTGGATGGACGAAGGCATTGACAGCTTTGTGCAGTTGTTGACCGAGCTAGAGCGTTATCCACAACTAGATTGGAACCGTGGCAAGCCTGCAGGCTTGGTGCCTTACATGAAAGGGGACAAAACAATCATGCGTCCATTGATGACCAACTCAGAACAAGTAGTTGCCTTTGGATCGGAGCAATACCAAAAAGCAGCTACCGCACTTTTCATTTTGCGCGAAACGGTGATGGGCAAAGAATTGTTCGACAAATCATTTAAAGAATACGCACAGCGTTGGGCCTTCAAACACCCCAAGCCTGCTGATTTCTTCCGCACCATGGAAGACGCTTCGGCCGTTGACCTTGATTGGTTTTGGAAAGGCTGGTTCTACACGACCGATAATGTGGACATGTCACTCGACAATGTGAAGTGGTACAAACTCCGCACCGACAAAATAAATTTAGAGAACAAAGAGAAGAAAGTAGCCAAAGGCGATTTGCCAAAAGAAGGCGATGCCAATAAGCCAAGCGATTTTAGCAAAGGACCAGATTATTTCAGCGTGATTCCAACCGACAACAGAATGTATGGTGAGTTTGCGAACCGTATTGACGACAAAGCGGTGATGGCCAAAATGGAAAATAAAAATTTCTATGAAATCACGCTATCGAACAAAGGCGGTTTAGTAATGCCGGTAATCATCGAATGGACATTTAAAGATGGCAGCAAAGAACAAGAACGATTGCCGGCTGAGATTTGGCGCATCAACGAAACAAAAGTGACCAAAGTTTTTGCCAAAGACAAAGAAGTAGTGAATGTAGTGATCGACCCGATGAAAGAAACCTCGGACATTACCATTGAAGACAACGTATTTCCAAAAGTGGCGCAACCCAATAAATTTGACGAGTTGAAGAAGAAGACAAATTAA
- a CDS encoding CPBP family intramembrane metalloprotease, with translation MLEESTRKRNEILAVTITGLGKFLFMDFLNWKLPFILLAISAWLIYVIYQFRRNPEVVRQWGFRLDTFWACTKFLLPIGIASMLAFFAIGYFNKTLNLSWHIFPILILYPVWGIVQQYLVIALVAGNLQDLKYRNIGPSAIILTTALLFGLLHYPFWWLIAGTFVLALLYGFVFLKVRNIYALGLFHGWLGVFFFYTVVGEIHLLRYLEKS, from the coding sequence ATGCTTGAAGAATCAACCAGAAAAAGGAATGAGATTTTAGCCGTTACAATTACTGGTCTTGGCAAATTTCTGTTCATGGATTTTTTGAATTGGAAACTGCCATTTATTCTTTTGGCTATTTCTGCCTGGCTGATATATGTCATCTATCAATTTAGAAGAAACCCTGAAGTGGTGAGGCAGTGGGGCTTTCGGTTAGATACCTTTTGGGCATGCACAAAGTTCTTATTACCAATTGGCATTGCCTCAATGTTGGCTTTTTTCGCGATTGGCTATTTCAACAAAACCCTGAATCTTTCTTGGCACATTTTCCCGATTCTAATTCTCTATCCTGTATGGGGAATTGTTCAACAATATTTGGTCATTGCATTAGTAGCAGGCAATCTTCAAGACTTGAAGTATAGAAATATTGGCCCCTCAGCCATTATCTTAACAACCGCACTTTTGTTTGGCCTGTTGCACTATCCTTTCTGGTGGCTAATTGCTGGCACTTTCGTATTGGCTTTGCTATATGGTTTTGTTTTCCTTAAAGTAAGAAACATCTATGCGCTTGGGCTTTTCCACGGATGGCTCGGAGTATTTTTCTTTTATACGGTAGTGGGAGAGATCCATTTGTTGAGGTATTTGGAAAAATCCTAA